The window GGCCTACGCGCTGTGGAGGCGGGACCGCCGGGGCGGAGCCGTCGTGGGGCTGCTCGTCCTCAGCCACTGGATTCTCGACTGGGTGACGCACCGCCCGGACCTGCCGCTCTACCCCGGGGGAGCGGAGGTGGGGCTCGGGCTCTGGCACTCCGTGGCGGGGACGCTGGCCGTGGAGGGCGCCCTGTTCACCGCGGGCCTCGCGGTCTACCTGGCGACGGTGCGTCCGCGGGGGGTGGCCGGGTGGGCCGCGTTCGGTGGGCTGGTGGCCCTGCTGCTCGGGATCTACCTGGGCGGCGTCGGCGCCCCACCCCCGCCGGACGTTCGCACCCTGGCCTGGCTCGCGATGGCCCTGTGGATCATCCCCCCCTGGGCCGCGTGGGTGGACCGCGGCGGTGCGGGTCGCGGAGGCGCTTCCGCTTCTTCCCCGGCTTTGCGGCCGGAGGCGGCGGGAGCGCACGGAGGCGGCGGTGCTGGCGGAGGAGCATGGCGTAGAAGAGCCACACGCCCACCAGGGCCAGCCCCGCCCAGACCGGGAACCGGCCGGTGAAGACCCACAGCATGGCGGTGTTTAGAAGCTGCGCGACCAGGATCACGCCGCCGAAGACGAGGAGGCGCTTCTGGCGGCGGAGCGCCTCCTCCACGGTGATGGGGGCTCGGTTCAGCATCGGGAAGTGTGGATGGGACGGGCGAGCGTCGGGGGCACGCACCGGGTACCGGGCCGCGCCGCGGATGTTCCCCGCGCCGCGGGTCCGCGTCGTGCAGACCCGGATCCCGGTGCCAGCGACGACCCGCGCAGCCGGAGGACGCATGCAGCTTCTCGTGATCCGCCACGCCATCGCCGAGGAGCGGGAGGAGTTCGCCCGCACGGGCCGGGACGACGGCCTCCGCCCCCTCGCCCCGAAAGGGCGCCGCCGGATGCGCCGCGCGGCGCGGGGGCTGCGCCGGGTCGTCCCCCGTCTCGGCGTCCTGGCGGCCAGCCCGCTCGTCCG of the Longimicrobiaceae bacterium genome contains:
- a CDS encoding metal-dependent hydrolase encodes the protein MFIGHFAVALAAKRAAPRVSLGVLFAACQLPDLVWPVLLLLGWERVHVAPGATAFTPLEFVHYPVTHSLLATLGWSLLAGGAYALWRRDRRGGAVVGLLVLSHWILDWVTHRPDLPLYPGGAEVGLGLWHSVAGTLAVEGALFTAGLAVYLATVRPRGVAGWAAFGGLVALLLGIYLGGVGAPPPPDVRTLAWLAMALWIIPPWAAWVDRGGAGRGGASASSPALRPEAAGAHGGGGAGGGAWRRRATRPPGPAPPRPGTGR